The Flavobacterium piscisymbiosum genome includes a region encoding these proteins:
- a CDS encoding rhamnogalacturonidase, with protein sequence MKNIFKILICIIGFSQSSFAQNYANDTFPDGSEITNWFKDYSKIQLKDLGKKYIITDFGVGKDSTKIQTVAIQKVIDKAAANGGGVIIIPKGVYLSGALFFKPKTTLYVSEGGVLKGSDNIADFPIMPSRMEGQNLDYFPALVNAYGVDNFSISGKGTINGNGKKYWDAFWARRKENPKCTNLEVSRPRLVFIWNSNNVQLQDVRLINSGFWTNHFYKCNNVKLLDLYIFSPHISSKAPSTDAIDIDICTNFLVKGCYLSVNDDAIALKGGKGPYADQDKNNGPNANIIIEDCNFGFCHSALTNGSESIHNKNVIMRNCKIDGASRLLWLKMRPDTPQRYEYIRVEDIKGEAKTCLAVFAWKQFFDLKGRPDVPLSYGDHVTLKNIDLKCDTFYGVENDPNVRLSNFTFENLNIQAKKTEIDKSIINGVNFKNVYVNKQLVE encoded by the coding sequence ATGAAAAATATTTTTAAAATTTTAATCTGCATCATAGGATTTTCACAGAGTTCCTTTGCGCAGAATTATGCAAATGATACATTTCCGGATGGAAGTGAAATCACCAATTGGTTTAAGGATTATTCTAAAATTCAGTTGAAAGATCTGGGCAAAAAATACATTATTACAGATTTTGGAGTAGGAAAGGACAGTACCAAAATTCAAACCGTTGCCATTCAGAAGGTAATCGATAAAGCCGCTGCAAATGGCGGTGGAGTTATTATTATCCCAAAAGGAGTTTACTTAAGCGGGGCATTGTTTTTTAAACCTAAAACTACTTTATACGTTTCAGAAGGCGGAGTTTTGAAAGGTTCTGATAATATCGCCGATTTCCCAATAATGCCATCGAGAATGGAAGGGCAAAATTTGGATTATTTCCCCGCTTTGGTCAATGCATACGGAGTCGATAATTTTTCGATTTCGGGAAAAGGAACTATTAACGGAAACGGAAAAAAGTATTGGGATGCTTTTTGGGCGCGACGCAAAGAGAATCCAAAATGCACCAATCTTGAAGTTTCAAGACCCCGATTGGTTTTTATATGGAACTCTAATAACGTGCAGCTTCAGGATGTAAGACTGATTAATTCCGGTTTCTGGACGAATCATTTTTATAAATGTAATAATGTAAAACTGCTTGATCTTTATATTTTTTCTCCTCACATTAGCTCAAAAGCGCCAAGTACAGATGCAATCGATATTGATATTTGCACTAACTTTTTGGTAAAAGGCTGCTATTTGTCTGTTAATGATGATGCAATTGCCTTAAAAGGAGGGAAAGGACCTTACGCAGATCAGGATAAAAACAACGGACCCAATGCCAATATTATCATCGAAGACTGCAATTTTGGATTCTGTCATTCAGCGCTAACAAACGGAAGCGAATCTATTCATAACAAAAACGTTATTATGCGTAATTGTAAAATAGACGGCGCTTCGAGATTATTATGGCTCAAAATGAGACCGGATACACCACAGCGATATGAATACATAAGAGTAGAAGATATTAAAGGTGAAGCTAAAACCTGTCTGGCTGTTTTTGCCTGGAAACAATTTTTTGATTTAAAAGGACGTCCTGATGTTCCGTTATCGTACGGAGACCATGTTACTTTAAAAAATATCGATCTTAAGTGTGATACTTTTTATGGAGTAGAAAATGATCCAAATGTTCGTTTATCCAATTTTACGTTTGAGAATTTAAATATTCAGGCAAAGAAAACCGAGATTGATAAAAGCATAATAAATGGAGTTAATTTTAAAAATGTTTACGTGAATAAACAGTTAGTAGAGTAA
- a CDS encoding DUF4861 domain-containing protein, with protein MKNTIKFYTPIALSVLIFANCNAQKKANSNTIVLKNTSNIEVTQKAISIKRNQLSVNNQIGTYPILIYKNDTIPAQVNDLDGDGKWDELFIVTDFSPKEVKTTTLRWSDTDPKFSIKTSVRFGKREAKNLPVHPATDEVLMANQVHKKLGYQKYQTDGPSWENDKVGFRHYLDGRNSKDVFGKKIPAITPEDVGINSKGAVEDNYHVMYDWGRDIFPVGNSAGLGGFALLIDNKINRLGIIGSDTINNIEKTTFKIVSEGPVNSVLSYNYQNWEASGNKYQAQETTSIWPGMYGYKNTISVNGLKGKETLVIAYSNLNNQNPLQVINAGDFVCFILHDKLTYERQWILGTAVIVPKAVYKGYIEAPKTGKLTDSYLIKLSAKNNQQVSYYPIAGWELSADSNFKDSAYFTNYVTTLAKQLSAKIKVEVK; from the coding sequence ATGAAAAATACTATAAAATTTTACACGCCTATTGCATTATCAGTATTGATTTTTGCAAACTGTAATGCACAGAAAAAAGCAAACTCAAATACAATTGTTTTAAAAAATACTTCAAATATAGAGGTGACTCAAAAAGCTATTTCGATAAAAAGAAACCAACTATCTGTAAATAACCAAATAGGAACTTATCCTATCTTAATATATAAAAACGATACAATTCCTGCACAAGTTAATGATTTGGATGGAGACGGAAAATGGGATGAATTATTTATCGTTACTGATTTTTCTCCAAAAGAAGTAAAAACTACAACCTTAAGATGGTCAGATACAGATCCTAAATTTTCAATAAAAACGAGTGTAAGATTCGGAAAGAGAGAAGCTAAAAACCTGCCTGTTCATCCTGCAACCGATGAAGTTTTGATGGCCAATCAGGTACATAAGAAATTAGGTTACCAAAAATATCAAACCGACGGCCCATCTTGGGAAAATGACAAAGTAGGTTTCAGGCATTATCTTGACGGAAGAAATTCAAAAGATGTTTTTGGAAAAAAAATACCGGCTATTACACCAGAAGATGTTGGTATAAACAGCAAAGGAGCTGTTGAAGACAATTATCATGTGATGTACGATTGGGGAAGAGATATTTTTCCTGTCGGAAATTCAGCCGGACTTGGAGGTTTTGCTTTACTGATCGATAATAAAATCAACAGACTTGGAATTATTGGAAGCGATACCATAAATAATATCGAAAAAACAACATTCAAAATCGTAAGTGAAGGTCCGGTAAATTCGGTTTTGAGCTATAACTATCAAAATTGGGAAGCTTCAGGAAATAAATATCAGGCACAAGAAACTACATCGATTTGGCCTGGAATGTACGGTTATAAAAACACTATTTCGGTTAATGGTTTAAAAGGAAAAGAAACGCTTGTAATTGCATACTCGAATTTAAACAATCAAAACCCTTTGCAGGTAATTAATGCCGGAGATTTTGTATGTTTCATATTACACGATAAACTGACCTACGAACGCCAATGGATTCTGGGAACTGCTGTAATTGTACCAAAAGCGGTATATAAAGGTTACATCGAAGCACCAAAAACAGGAAAACTAACAGATTCTTATTTGATAAAACTCTCTGCAAAAAACAATCAGCAAGTGAGTTATTACCCAATAGCGGGCTGGGAATTAAGCGCAGACAGTAATTTTAAAGATTCAGCGTATTTTACCAATTACGTCACGACTTTAGCTAAACAATTATCAGCTAAAATTAAGGTTGAGGTAAAGTAA